One genomic segment of Corynebacterium durum includes these proteins:
- a CDS encoding glutamyl-tRNA reductase produces MSVLVVGMSHRSAPVSVLEQVSMTDEACSATTRALLDRPSLTEAMIVSTCNRVEVYAVTSSFHTGVNDVVEVLHQESGLPTEVLRRHLYVHHADAAAEHMLVVASGLDSMVVGEQQIIGQVRSAYQQANSNNTVGRTLHALAQSALHTGKRVHSETDIDDAGASMVSFACAEAMRRMGLGGDNNTENNTLEGKTALVLGAGVMASLAATHLGKLGVDKLIVANRTRSRAEILAEHAREAGVPAEVVDFADRAAALARVDLVVSATGADSFTITADDVANVTHPVMLIDLSLPRDIDDTVTDQDGVSLVNIESLHQTQQRNPDEQQSQALAIVAEELEAYSSAQRVRDVVPAVAALRKMASELVDTELQRLGQRTPTMDESDREEVGRAVRRVVDKLLHQPTVRAKELAARSGTVSYDSALQELFGLEEQL; encoded by the coding sequence GTGAGCGTGCTTGTGGTGGGCATGTCGCATCGTTCGGCACCCGTGTCTGTGTTGGAGCAGGTCAGCATGACTGATGAGGCCTGCAGTGCGACCACACGTGCCCTCCTAGACCGACCCTCCCTCACGGAAGCCATGATTGTATCCACCTGTAACAGGGTGGAGGTGTACGCTGTCACCTCCAGCTTCCACACTGGGGTGAACGATGTGGTTGAGGTGTTGCATCAGGAAAGCGGGCTGCCCACCGAGGTGCTGCGTCGCCACCTCTATGTGCATCACGCCGATGCCGCAGCTGAGCACATGCTCGTGGTGGCCTCCGGGTTGGATTCCATGGTGGTGGGGGAGCAGCAGATTATTGGGCAGGTGCGTAGTGCCTACCAGCAGGCCAATTCCAACAACACGGTGGGTAGAACCCTGCACGCATTGGCGCAAAGCGCCCTGCACACGGGCAAGCGGGTCCATTCGGAAACCGACATTGATGACGCAGGGGCCTCCATGGTGTCGTTTGCCTGCGCCGAAGCGATGAGGCGCATGGGACTCGGTGGTGACAACAACACTGAAAACAACACCCTGGAGGGAAAAACCGCGTTGGTGCTCGGTGCGGGCGTGATGGCCTCGCTGGCTGCGACGCACCTGGGCAAACTGGGCGTCGATAAGTTGATTGTGGCCAATCGCACCCGCAGCCGCGCGGAAATTCTCGCAGAGCATGCGCGGGAGGCAGGCGTGCCTGCTGAGGTTGTGGACTTCGCCGACCGTGCCGCAGCGCTAGCGCGGGTGGATCTCGTGGTGTCCGCCACCGGCGCGGATTCTTTCACCATCACCGCAGACGACGTGGCAAACGTCACGCACCCCGTCATGCTGATCGATTTGTCGCTGCCCAGGGACATTGACGATACCGTCACCGACCAGGATGGAGTTTCACTGGTGAACATCGAAAGCCTACATCAGACCCAGCAACGCAACCCCGACGAACAGCAATCCCAGGCGCTGGCCATCGTCGCCGAGGAACTGGAGGCATACTCCTCCGCCCAACGCGTTCGGGACGTGGTACCCGCCGTGGCGGCGCTGCGGAAGATGGCCTCCGAACTGGTGGACACCGAGCTGCAACGCCTCGGGCAGCGCACCCCCACCATGGACGAGTCGGACCGTGAGGAAGTTGGGCGCGCCGTGCGACGGGTCGTCGACAAGCTTCTGCACCAGCCCACCGTGCGTGCCAAGGAACTCGCGGCGCGCTCCGGCACCGTGTCCTATGATTCGGCGCTGCAGGAGCTGTTCGGCCTGGAGGAACAACTGTGA
- the hemC gene encoding hydroxymethylbilane synthase: MTLTIGTRGSMLATTQAGHVRDALIAAGYPAELTIISTPGDRSQAPVERIGVGVFTQALREALHDGDCDIAVHSFKDLPTSPDPRFHLVVPPRADAREALIARDNHTLDTLPHGARVGTSAPRRISQLLALRPDLDIQPLRGNIDTRMGRVGQDLDAVILACAGLERVGMLDRATQCFDPHIIMPAPAQGALAVECRSGDARAVAAIDFLADPDTTVRATAERTLLSCLEAGCTAPVAAFADIRAGRLELRAGVFALDGSRQLIHSAMSDVSEAAELGERVARELLAQGASDVMRS, from the coding sequence GTGACCCTGACCATCGGCACTCGGGGCAGCATGCTCGCCACCACCCAGGCCGGGCACGTACGCGACGCCCTCATCGCCGCAGGCTACCCCGCCGAACTCACCATCATCTCAACCCCCGGCGACCGCTCACAAGCGCCCGTCGAGCGCATCGGTGTTGGGGTGTTCACCCAGGCCCTGCGCGAAGCCCTGCACGACGGCGACTGCGACATTGCCGTGCACTCCTTCAAAGACCTGCCCACTAGCCCCGACCCCCGCTTCCATCTCGTGGTGCCCCCGCGTGCCGACGCCCGCGAAGCCCTCATCGCCCGCGACAACCATACCCTGGACACCCTGCCGCACGGGGCCCGCGTGGGAACCTCCGCGCCCCGGCGCATCTCCCAGCTCCTGGCACTTCGTCCCGACCTGGACATTCAGCCCCTGCGCGGCAACATTGACACCCGGATGGGCCGCGTCGGACAGGATCTCGACGCCGTCATCCTGGCCTGCGCCGGGCTGGAACGCGTCGGCATGCTGGACCGTGCCACCCAGTGTTTCGACCCGCACATTATCATGCCGGCCCCCGCCCAAGGTGCGCTCGCCGTAGAATGCCGCAGTGGCGACGCCCGTGCCGTCGCCGCCATTGATTTCCTTGCCGACCCAGATACCACCGTCCGTGCCACTGCGGAACGCACCCTGCTGAGTTGCCTCGAAGCTGGGTGCACCGCCCCCGTCGCCGCCTTCGCTGACATCCGTGCAGGGCGATTGGAACTGCGCGCCGGGGTCTTTGCTCTCGACGGTAGCCGCCAGCTCATTCACAGCGCTATGAGCGACGTTTCGGAGGCGGCGGAATTGGGGGAACGGGTGGCCAGGGAACTACTGGCTCAGGGCGCTTCCGATGTGATGAGATCCTGA
- a CDS encoding PadR family transcriptional regulator, whose translation MRYVVLGLLIFAPRTIYQLNKQFQVLLFYQASLGSIRTALQTLVRDGNATVTETIENGRLKKIYSPTERGIATFQEWMHSPISGSNLDTAMLSRLYFLGLIDAPSDRHTILTMMLTRAQKELADLESLDRELPTLPHEHRFQRATLDYGIATTAFCVKFLQDLITSEAP comes from the coding sequence ATGCGCTACGTTGTCCTAGGACTCCTCATCTTCGCCCCGCGAACCATCTACCAGCTGAATAAACAATTCCAGGTGCTGCTGTTTTACCAGGCCAGCCTGGGCAGCATCCGCACAGCGCTGCAAACCCTAGTGCGCGACGGCAACGCCACCGTCACGGAAACCATTGAGAACGGTCGACTGAAAAAAATCTACTCCCCGACCGAACGTGGCATTGCAACCTTTCAGGAGTGGATGCACAGCCCTATCAGTGGCTCCAACCTGGATACCGCCATGCTGTCGCGGCTCTATTTCCTGGGGCTTATCGACGCCCCGTCCGACCGCCACACCATCCTCACCATGATGCTCACACGCGCCCAGAAAGAACTCGCAGACCTAGAATCACTGGACCGCGAACTCCCGACGCTCCCCCACGAGCACCGCTTCCAGCGGGCCACTCTGGACTACGGCATCGCCACTACGGCATTCTGCGTGAAGTTTCTTCAGGATCTCATCACATCGGAAGCGCCCTGA
- a CDS encoding uroporphyrinogen-III synthase, producing MSNDTASSPAPGNVIFVGAGPGNPDLLTVRAREVLGRTAVALTDPQVLDGVRAVVGSELAVPEDVLKAADEAYERLCAEAKANGARRRPPRPPAPTAADIREVSGAPEKIAQQLADEVAAGHDVIRLVAGNPLNNEAVLAEIQAVANAGVEFQVVPGMSVPSTVPVFAGIALGSTYTETDITSGNVDWDQLAQAPQPLVLQATALDLPKISVELSDRGISATTPVSVTVNGTTRLQRTHDATLGTLGKLDADLQGSLVVTLGKGVDDRSKYSWWENRALYGWRVLVPRAKEQAGPMSTRLAGHGAIPQEVPTISVEPPRNPQQMERAVKGIVEGRYLWVVLTSVNAVSALWEKITEFGLDARSFAGVRIAAVGTKTAAAIRELGITPELLPSPTQQNAAGLVEVFPEYDEDLDPVGRVLLPRADIATDVLVDGLANLGWEVEDIVAYRTVRAAPPSAEIRDMIKSGGFDAVCFTSSSTVRNLVGIAGKPHQRTIIACIGPMAAATARELGLRVDVQPEIAGVDELVDALAEHVAGLRAAGQLPPPRKKRRSRKAKTQ from the coding sequence ATGAGTAACGACACTGCCTCTTCACCTGCGCCGGGAAATGTCATTTTCGTCGGCGCAGGCCCAGGTAATCCTGACCTTTTGACGGTCAGGGCCCGGGAGGTGCTGGGCCGCACCGCAGTGGCGCTCACCGATCCGCAGGTGCTGGACGGTGTACGCGCGGTCGTCGGTAGTGAACTGGCGGTGCCGGAAGACGTGCTCAAGGCTGCCGACGAGGCGTACGAACGTTTGTGTGCGGAAGCAAAAGCGAACGGGGCGCGGCGTCGTCCTCCGCGGCCGCCCGCGCCCACAGCGGCGGACATTCGTGAAGTCTCTGGTGCGCCAGAGAAGATTGCCCAGCAGCTCGCGGACGAAGTGGCGGCGGGGCATGATGTGATCCGGCTGGTTGCGGGCAATCCCCTCAACAACGAGGCTGTGCTTGCTGAAATCCAGGCCGTAGCCAACGCTGGCGTGGAGTTTCAGGTGGTGCCGGGCATGTCGGTGCCATCCACCGTGCCGGTGTTTGCGGGTATTGCGTTGGGTTCAACCTACACCGAAACGGACATCACCAGTGGAAACGTCGACTGGGATCAGCTGGCCCAAGCCCCGCAGCCCCTGGTGCTGCAGGCCACGGCCCTGGACCTGCCGAAAATCTCCGTGGAACTCAGTGACCGCGGTATCTCCGCCACCACACCCGTGTCGGTGACGGTCAACGGCACCACGCGCTTGCAACGCACCCACGACGCCACCCTGGGTACCCTCGGCAAATTGGATGCCGACCTGCAGGGTTCTCTGGTGGTCACCCTCGGCAAGGGTGTCGACGACCGCTCGAAATACTCGTGGTGGGAAAACCGCGCGTTGTACGGCTGGCGGGTGCTGGTCCCCCGTGCCAAGGAGCAGGCTGGGCCAATGAGCACCCGGCTTGCGGGGCATGGTGCCATTCCGCAGGAAGTCCCCACCATTTCCGTGGAGCCGCCCCGCAACCCGCAGCAAATGGAACGCGCCGTCAAAGGCATTGTTGAGGGACGTTACCTATGGGTGGTGCTCACCAGTGTCAACGCGGTCAGTGCCCTGTGGGAAAAAATCACCGAATTTGGCCTGGATGCCCGCAGTTTCGCTGGGGTGCGGATCGCCGCCGTGGGTACCAAAACGGCTGCGGCCATCCGGGAACTCGGTATCACCCCCGAGTTGCTGCCGTCCCCCACTCAGCAAAACGCCGCCGGGTTGGTGGAGGTGTTCCCCGAATACGACGAAGACCTAGATCCTGTGGGCCGCGTGCTGCTGCCCCGCGCCGACATCGCCACCGACGTGCTGGTAGACGGGCTGGCCAACCTCGGTTGGGAGGTTGAAGACATTGTGGCCTACCGCACCGTTCGTGCTGCGCCGCCCAGCGCCGAAATCCGCGACATGATCAAGTCTGGGGGTTTCGACGCCGTGTGCTTCACCTCTTCATCCACCGTGCGCAATCTCGTGGGTATCGCAGGTAAACCACACCAACGCACCATCATTGCCTGTATCGGCCCCATGGCCGCCGCCACTGCCCGCGAACTAGGGTTACGCGTGGACGTGCAGCCAGAGATCGCCGGGGTGGACGAGCTTGTCGACGCCCTGGCGGAGCATGTTGCCGGTTTGCGCGCCGCAGGCCAACTTCCGCCACCTAGGAAAAAACGCCGCTCACGAAAGGCAAAAACCCAGTGA
- the hemB gene encoding porphobilinogen synthase, whose product MIRRPRRLRQHPAMRELVAETSLGASDLILPLFYADVNREIPSMPGVFQHDRDSMLRAVHDALDAGVRCVDVFGVPTDKDDIGSGAWDPEGILNRGVRALREEFGNDIMVMADTCLDEFTSHGHCGVVTEDGVVDNDATLPLYQKMAVAQAEAGAHIVSPSGMMDGQVAAIRHALDDAGYIDVAIMAYSAKYASAFYGPFRDAVGSSLHGDRTTYQQDPANARESLLEVELDIEQGADFVMVKPALPYLDVLRAVADISTVPVAAYQVSGEYAMIQSAVHWGNREALMMESLLSIKRAGANQILTYFATEVAQKL is encoded by the coding sequence GTGATTCGTCGCCCCCGCCGCCTCCGCCAGCACCCAGCCATGCGGGAGTTGGTTGCCGAAACCAGCCTCGGTGCCTCCGACCTCATCCTGCCCCTGTTCTACGCGGACGTGAACAGGGAAATCCCCTCCATGCCCGGGGTGTTCCAACATGACAGGGACTCTATGCTGCGGGCCGTGCATGACGCATTGGACGCGGGAGTGCGGTGTGTGGATGTGTTTGGTGTTCCCACCGACAAGGATGACATCGGTTCAGGGGCCTGGGACCCAGAGGGCATTCTCAACCGCGGGGTGCGTGCCTTGCGGGAGGAATTCGGCAACGACATCATGGTCATGGCGGACACCTGCCTTGACGAATTCACCAGCCATGGCCACTGCGGAGTGGTTACCGAGGACGGCGTGGTGGACAACGATGCCACCCTACCGCTCTACCAAAAAATGGCGGTCGCTCAGGCGGAGGCTGGTGCACACATTGTGAGCCCCTCGGGCATGATGGATGGCCAAGTCGCGGCCATCAGGCATGCGCTTGATGATGCCGGATACATCGATGTGGCCATCATGGCCTACTCCGCGAAATACGCCTCGGCCTTCTACGGTCCGTTCCGTGACGCAGTGGGGTCGTCCCTGCACGGCGACCGCACAACCTATCAGCAAGACCCCGCCAATGCGCGGGAATCACTGCTGGAAGTGGAGCTTGACATTGAGCAGGGCGCGGATTTTGTCATGGTCAAACCGGCGCTTCCGTACCTCGATGTGCTCCGGGCCGTGGCCGACATATCCACCGTTCCTGTTGCCGCGTACCAGGTCTCAGGGGAATATGCCATGATCCAGTCGGCGGTACACTGGGGTAACCGTGAGGCGTTGATGATGGAGTCGCTGCTGTCCATCAAACGTGCTGGTGCCAACCAGATTCTCACCTACTTTGCCACTGAGGTGGCGCAGAAACTCTAG
- a CDS encoding helix-turn-helix transcriptional regulator has protein sequence MVRKLRRWHELSQAELAQRVGVSRQTIVNVEKGSYSPSVYLALAICKELRATVEEVFGDEQHARNAL, from the coding sequence ATGGTGCGCAAACTGCGCCGCTGGCATGAATTGTCACAGGCCGAGTTGGCGCAGCGTGTTGGTGTGTCCCGGCAAACCATTGTGAATGTGGAGAAGGGAAGCTATTCTCCCTCGGTGTACTTGGCACTGGCCATCTGTAAAGAACTTCGGGCTACCGTGGAGGAAGTTTTCGGCGATGAACAACATGCACGAAACGCGCTCTGA
- a CDS encoding heavy metal translocating P-type ATPase codes for MAVHDGLDTGLKTSERHVEQAIAEAKAAAHKAGLSTETLSEESPQLRLARRSGGGLTTFSLHLHGIKGAAQVRELEDSLCAIDGVSASVIYPTSMAWITAPDDVSPEDIMMVLADLGVSAELTRSSLQRRAERLEIQNRRNRLLAHRKSAAKTTPLRKKPDNPQHTRTREERLQQSTDVLFTPRTLVTPERLVLSILLSIPVLVLNRFPDWQWACLILATPVVLWGAWPFHRAALAGLRRGLPALDAASSVAIIAAYVWSAVMLIIPMTHEHRSLFLDVACGVTVLLLIGRFLSGKGRTSLLQSALPTEGLLKEVVVVRKDPHSAKPVKYTIPIQEIRMGDDIIVPTNTVIPVDGHVIGGAATVEPGLIGGGRDEIAVKVNSQVYAGGINRGGPLKIRVQRTGSRTRLAAMKRWVEKAAHHENRTAQLATRSASMLVPAALGLAAVDFLLWWFISGDINKAFSTALAILSCVAPVALALSTSLAMRFGIEKSARRGVLVRNGDTMRELVDVNAIIFNRVGTLSQGDMTVETVTAARGENPELVLRVAGALAMESRHPVSRALVRASREARDAGTGGEEVPHWIDVSHAHITKDGSYTGLIEIPLKNGDGDIEMRQVDATLWRPRDLSSLEGKLATAATSGGTPLVVSWKHKPRGVITLYDSVKDDAANAVSDLEKMGVETVMLSRDTYPVARRFADNLGISKVLAGIALGKKEIAVRSVHARGANVALVGETSVLDCMRVADVGILMGNPESLGFAEADVVVLRDDVSSIPELFGLARRVTAVADRNIMFAWVYNVVAMSLSVMGVVHPMAATIMMIGSSLVIETLSNRVRRF; via the coding sequence GTGGCAGTGCACGACGGCTTAGATACTGGCTTGAAGACCTCTGAACGCCACGTTGAACAGGCTATTGCTGAGGCAAAAGCGGCAGCCCATAAAGCCGGGCTGAGTACAGAAACCCTTTCTGAGGAAAGCCCCCAGTTGAGGCTTGCCCGCCGTTCTGGAGGCGGTTTGACGACCTTCTCACTGCACCTTCACGGCATAAAAGGTGCAGCACAGGTTCGCGAACTGGAAGATTCCCTGTGCGCCATTGATGGAGTGAGTGCATCCGTCATTTATCCCACCAGCATGGCGTGGATCACCGCACCCGATGATGTCTCGCCAGAAGACATCATGATGGTATTGGCTGATCTGGGGGTGTCAGCGGAACTCACACGCAGCTCCCTACAGCGCCGCGCAGAGCGGTTGGAAATTCAAAACCGCAGGAACCGACTCCTTGCTCACCGGAAGTCCGCCGCTAAGACGACACCACTGCGAAAGAAACCCGACAACCCGCAGCACACACGTACACGCGAGGAACGCCTTCAGCAATCCACCGACGTGCTGTTTACCCCACGGACGTTGGTCACCCCGGAACGGTTGGTCCTGAGCATCCTGCTCTCCATCCCCGTTCTGGTACTCAATCGCTTCCCCGACTGGCAGTGGGCTTGCCTTATCTTGGCTACTCCTGTGGTGTTGTGGGGAGCGTGGCCATTTCACCGGGCCGCGTTGGCTGGGCTGCGGCGCGGACTGCCTGCCTTAGACGCAGCTAGCTCGGTGGCCATCATTGCGGCCTATGTGTGGTCCGCAGTGATGCTGATTATCCCCATGACACACGAACACAGATCGTTGTTTCTGGATGTTGCTTGCGGCGTGACGGTGCTGCTGCTGATTGGGCGTTTCCTATCAGGCAAGGGCCGGACCAGCCTTCTACAGTCAGCTCTTCCCACAGAGGGGTTACTCAAAGAAGTCGTGGTGGTGCGCAAAGACCCACACAGCGCCAAACCCGTCAAATACACCATCCCCATTCAAGAAATCCGCATGGGAGACGACATCATCGTGCCCACCAACACCGTCATCCCGGTTGACGGCCACGTCATCGGTGGTGCCGCCACTGTTGAACCCGGATTGATTGGTGGCGGCCGCGACGAAATTGCGGTCAAAGTGAATTCGCAGGTGTACGCAGGTGGAATCAACCGCGGAGGACCGCTGAAAATCCGCGTCCAACGCACCGGCTCCCGCACCCGGCTGGCGGCAATGAAACGCTGGGTGGAAAAAGCCGCACACCACGAAAACCGCACCGCACAGCTGGCCACTCGTAGCGCCTCCATGCTGGTTCCCGCGGCATTAGGGCTTGCCGCCGTTGATTTTCTGCTCTGGTGGTTTATCAGCGGTGACATCAACAAAGCCTTCTCCACTGCACTGGCAATACTGTCTTGTGTAGCCCCGGTGGCGCTGGCATTGTCCACGTCGCTGGCCATGCGGTTCGGCATTGAAAAAAGCGCCCGACGCGGGGTGCTGGTCCGAAACGGTGACACCATGCGGGAATTGGTGGACGTCAACGCCATCATTTTCAATCGCGTAGGTACCCTCTCCCAAGGTGACATGACCGTAGAAACCGTGACGGCGGCACGCGGAGAAAACCCTGAACTGGTATTGCGTGTAGCCGGTGCCCTGGCCATGGAAAGCCGTCACCCGGTGTCCCGAGCCCTCGTCCGCGCATCCAGGGAGGCGCGTGATGCCGGAACGGGTGGCGAAGAAGTCCCCCACTGGATAGATGTCTCCCATGCCCACATCACCAAGGACGGGAGCTACACCGGCCTCATTGAAATTCCCCTTAAAAACGGGGACGGGGACATTGAAATGCGGCAAGTCGATGCGACGCTGTGGCGTCCCCGTGACCTATCCTCCCTGGAAGGCAAACTCGCCACAGCCGCCACCAGTGGTGGTACGCCCCTGGTTGTGAGTTGGAAGCACAAACCCCGCGGCGTCATCACCCTGTATGACAGTGTCAAAGACGACGCAGCCAACGCCGTGTCAGACCTGGAAAAGATGGGTGTGGAAACAGTCATGCTTTCCCGCGATACCTACCCAGTCGCCCGTCGATTCGCCGACAACCTTGGTATTTCTAAAGTCCTGGCAGGCATTGCCCTCGGCAAAAAAGAAATCGCCGTGCGCAGCGTTCACGCCCGTGGCGCGAATGTGGCGTTGGTGGGTGAAACCTCCGTGCTGGACTGCATGCGCGTCGCCGATGTGGGGATCCTCATGGGCAACCCAGAATCGCTGGGGTTCGCCGAGGCGGACGTGGTGGTGCTGCGCGACGACGTCTCATCCATTCCCGAGCTTTTCGGCCTGGCGCGCCGGGTCACGGCGGTTGCTGACCGCAACATCATGTTTGCCTGGGTGTACAACGTGGTGGCCATGTCGCTGTCGGTCATGGGTGTGGTGCACCCAATGGCCGCGACAATCATGATGATCGGCTCGTCCTTGGTGATTGAAACACTGTCCAATCGAGTTCGACGTTTTTGA
- the hemE gene encoding uroporphyrinogen decarboxylase yields MGLMSRTLTNAPLIDAAQGRTPTRTPVWFMRQAGRSLPEYREVREGIPMLDSCFMPELLAEITMQPVRRHDVDAAILFSDIVVPLKAAGVDVDIVPGRGPVVAQPIRSLRDAAALPILENDVDEVATGIGLITEELTPVQALIGFAGAPFTLASYLVEGGPSKNHDVTKAMMHSDPDAWHTLMRRLVPTIVRFLTTQINAGIDALQLFDSWAGFLTERDYRAHVLPYSTEIFAEVARVPRIHFGVGTGELLGVMSEAGSEVMGVDWRVPLDQAAQRMVEPKVLQGNLDPAMLFAGRDAIAREVAVIKHQARVAIQEGHARQHIFNLGHGVLPTTDPGVITEAVSIIHEEN; encoded by the coding sequence ATGGGCCTTATGTCACGCACCCTCACCAACGCCCCGCTTATTGATGCCGCGCAAGGGCGTACCCCAACCCGCACCCCCGTATGGTTCATGCGTCAGGCTGGCCGTTCTTTGCCTGAATACCGTGAGGTGAGGGAAGGCATTCCCATGCTGGATTCATGCTTCATGCCGGAACTGCTGGCCGAGATCACCATGCAGCCAGTGCGTCGGCACGATGTTGATGCCGCCATCTTGTTTTCAGACATTGTGGTGCCACTGAAAGCCGCAGGCGTGGACGTGGATATCGTGCCCGGCCGGGGGCCAGTGGTTGCGCAGCCGATCCGCTCGCTCCGTGACGCGGCAGCCTTGCCCATTTTGGAGAATGATGTGGATGAGGTCGCTACTGGCATTGGACTGATTACGGAAGAACTCACCCCAGTGCAGGCTCTTATCGGTTTCGCTGGTGCCCCGTTTACCCTGGCGAGTTACCTGGTGGAAGGCGGTCCCAGCAAAAACCATGATGTAACGAAGGCTATGATGCATTCCGACCCGGATGCTTGGCATACGCTGATGCGACGGTTGGTTCCCACGATTGTGAGGTTCCTCACCACTCAAATCAATGCCGGAATTGACGCCTTACAGTTGTTTGATTCGTGGGCGGGGTTTCTCACTGAACGCGACTACCGCGCTCATGTGCTCCCATACTCCACGGAGATTTTCGCTGAGGTCGCCCGCGTGCCAAGGATTCACTTTGGTGTTGGCACGGGGGAACTACTGGGCGTGATGTCAGAAGCCGGGTCGGAAGTGATGGGCGTGGACTGGCGGGTTCCTCTTGACCAGGCTGCTCAGCGCATGGTGGAACCGAAGGTGCTGCAGGGAAACTTGGATCCGGCCATGCTTTTTGCTGGTCGGGATGCCATCGCGCGGGAAGTGGCTGTGATTAAGCACCAAGCCCGCGTCGCCATCCAGGAGGGGCATGCGCGTCAGCATATTTTCAACCTAGGGCATGGCGTGCTGCCCACCACAGACCCTGGTGTTATCACCGAGGCCGTGTCGATTATCCACGAGGAGAACTAA
- a CDS encoding protoporphyrinogen oxidase, translating to MKIAIIGAGLAGLTAAYELRDHEVDVFEADDRIGGKLRTVAFNDGPVDMGAEAYLAVRTDATDFFESLGLGDHVVYPSDARPAIYAGGELHAMPTETVMGIPATSDAVEGLISTEEAVHIDAERNRESLDWQVGEDRCLGIMLRQRYGDGIVDHVVSALLGGVYSSGADALGVRATIPQLAAMFDEMAEAGEKITVSGAVEKLLARRGPRKGPVFATFSGGYAELYETLAEKSGASIHIDSFISELTPQMLEKYDRILLATPAPTTALLLRTVAPEASTELKKVELASSAVVGLKFDNTEGLPDNSGILVATDEPDVQVKAFTFSSNKWPHLRERGGALVRASFGRFGENILLNTTEADLVDRALEDLTRVTGYRGEPSEIFVQHWYGGLPRYDHDHLARVATVRSLLSNVPQIGVAGAWADGVGVPNVIVGARKAAHELLG from the coding sequence ATGAAGATCGCGATCATTGGTGCGGGCCTTGCCGGGCTTACGGCCGCTTACGAACTCCGCGACCATGAGGTCGACGTGTTTGAAGCCGACGACCGTATTGGCGGGAAGCTGCGTACCGTTGCGTTTAACGACGGCCCGGTGGACATGGGGGCCGAAGCTTACCTTGCGGTCCGCACCGATGCCACCGACTTTTTCGAGTCCCTTGGCCTCGGGGATCATGTGGTCTACCCCTCGGACGCGCGCCCAGCGATTTACGCCGGCGGTGAGCTGCACGCCATGCCCACCGAGACAGTCATGGGGATTCCTGCAACCTCTGATGCCGTTGAGGGACTGATCAGCACCGAGGAGGCGGTGCACATTGATGCCGAGCGTAACCGCGAATCGCTGGATTGGCAGGTAGGTGAAGACCGCTGCCTTGGTATCATGCTCCGCCAGCGCTATGGTGACGGCATTGTTGATCACGTTGTTTCTGCGCTGCTTGGTGGCGTGTATTCCAGTGGTGCTGACGCCCTGGGGGTGCGGGCAACCATTCCCCAGCTTGCCGCCATGTTTGATGAGATGGCCGAGGCAGGGGAAAAGATCACGGTCAGCGGGGCCGTCGAGAAGCTTCTTGCCCGTCGCGGCCCGCGGAAGGGGCCGGTGTTTGCCACATTTAGTGGTGGGTATGCCGAACTGTACGAGACCTTGGCCGAAAAATCTGGGGCCAGCATTCATATCGACTCGTTTATTTCGGAATTAACACCGCAGATGCTGGAGAAATACGATCGCATCCTGTTGGCCACCCCGGCACCGACTACGGCACTATTGCTCCGGACTGTCGCCCCGGAAGCCAGTACTGAATTGAAAAAAGTAGAGTTGGCCAGTTCCGCCGTGGTGGGGCTGAAATTCGACAACACTGAGGGGCTACCCGATAATTCCGGCATTCTTGTTGCCACCGATGAACCTGACGTGCAGGTGAAGGCGTTCACGTTCTCCTCCAATAAGTGGCCACACCTGCGGGAACGTGGCGGGGCGTTGGTGCGAGCATCGTTTGGGCGGTTTGGGGAAAACATTCTGCTCAACACCACCGAGGCCGACCTTGTGGATCGTGCGTTGGAGGACCTCACCCGAGTTACCGGGTACAGGGGAGAACCATCCGAAATATTTGTGCAGCATTGGTATGGTGGTCTGCCGCGCTACGATCACGACCACCTTGCTCGTGTTGCTACGGTGCGTTCCCTTCTGTCCAACGTTCCCCAGATCGGGGTAGCTGGGGCATGGGCCGATGGCGTGGGTGTTCCCAACGTGATCGTGGGGGCACGGAAGGCAGCGCACGAACTGCTGGGGTAG